In Halorhabdus rudnickae, the following proteins share a genomic window:
- a CDS encoding IS6 family transposase: MPENARLSGSIDQIDLEFVEREATPRFLMKLSIQLHLAGLSLSNTVSILEVFGVQRARSTVHNWVHKADLQPETGRSPDQIAVDETVIRLDDERYWLYAAVDPETNELPHTKLDPTTNSVIAHAFFHELREKHDVDDAVFLIDGSHSLKDACNRHGLDFRYERRGNRNSVERVFREVKRRTSSFSNCFSHAAAETADDWLRSFAFAWNQLI, encoded by the coding sequence ATGCCCGAAAACGCACGCCTCAGCGGTAGTATCGACCAGATCGACTTAGAGTTTGTGGAGCGAGAAGCGACACCGCGATTTTTGATGAAGCTCAGTATTCAACTGCATCTGGCTGGACTATCGCTTTCAAATACTGTTTCTATTCTTGAGGTATTTGGTGTCCAACGCGCTCGGTCAACCGTGCATAATTGGGTTCACAAAGCCGATCTACAGCCTGAAACTGGACGAAGCCCGGATCAGATTGCGGTTGACGAAACCGTGATCCGACTCGATGACGAGCGATATTGGCTGTACGCTGCCGTCGATCCTGAAACAAACGAATTACCCCATACAAAGCTTGATCCGACGACAAATTCGGTCATCGCTCACGCATTCTTTCATGAGCTACGTGAGAAACACGACGTTGACGACGCGGTGTTTCTCATCGATGGGTCGCATTCGTTGAAAGACGCCTGCAACCGACACGGTCTCGATTTCAGATACGAAAGACGTGGAAATCGGAACAGCGTCGAACGTGTCTTTCGTGAGGTGAAACGCCGTACCTCTTCGTTCTCAAACTGTTTTAGCCACGCCGCTGCAGAAACAGCCGACGATTGGCTCAGATCCTTCGCATTTGCATGGAACCAGCTTATCTGA